Proteins encoded in a region of the Vicia villosa cultivar HV-30 ecotype Madison, WI linkage group LG5, Vvil1.0, whole genome shotgun sequence genome:
- the LOC131606490 gene encoding cyclin-U2-1-like: MAPSSSSSSLAISPRKLHYDLYSYSYKQDSNTPLVINVLASLIERTMARTQRIVKNCSKVLSKEFTTKIFDCREVPDLTIESYLERIFRYTRAGPSVYVVAYVYIDRFCQSNVGFRINSRNVHRLLITTIMVASKYVEDMNFRNSYFAKVGGLTTNELNELELEFLFMMNFKLHVNVSVFESYCCHLEREVSIGGGYHIERTLRCAEEIKEKGHTQIARVML; encoded by the exons ATGGctccttcttcttcatcttcttctttagcaATCTCTCCAAGGAAGCTACACTATGATTTATATTCCTACTCATACAAACAAGATTCAAACACACCATTAGTGATAAATGTTCTAGCTTCATTAATTGAGAGAACCATGGCAAGAACACAAAGAATTGTGAAGAATTGTTCTAAGGTTTTGTCCAAAGAATTTACCACAAAAATCTTTGATTGTAGAGAGGTTCCTGATTTGACTATTGAATCTTATTTAGAGAGGATTTTTAGGTACACACGTGCTGGTCCTTCGGTTTATGTTGTTGCTTATGTGTATATTGATAGGTTTTGTCAAAGTAATGTTGGGTTTAGAATCAATTCAAGAAATGTTCATAGACTTCTCATCACAACTATTATGGTGGCTTCTAAGTATGTTGAAGATAT GAATTTCAGAAACTCATACTTTGCAAAAGTTGGTGGATTAACAACAAATGAATTGAATGAgttagagcttgaatttctattCATGATGAATTTCAAATTACATGTAAATGTGAGTGTATTTGAGAGCTATTGTTGCCATTTAGAGAGAGAAGTAAGCATTGGAGGAGGGTACCATATTGAGAGGACCTTAAGATGTGCTGAAGAAATCAAAGAAAAGGGACATACACAAATTGCACGAGTAATGTTGTAG